A section of the Paracoccaceae bacterium genome encodes:
- a CDS encoding agmatine deiminase family protein has protein sequence MKRRAFIGGGLAMSASGIGPASGSAANGYYVPPEEAPHQRSFMQWPVSRRVHPDRAFLDLAQQTIADIANAIAEFEPVTMLAAKDDQPGARRQLSQAVDLWDIPTEDLWCRDAGPIFVVDGRGGLAISHIQFNGWGKKQVHTRDARIAGAVAQRLDLPLLPTGLKGEAGGVEQDGHRLLMAHESSWVNDNRNPGLTRAEIEARLLAAYGAERLIWSPGVRDADITDYHIDSLARFTGPGRVLMNLPDDPDPHDPFHNAALDTHDALVAAGLEVEVIPEPVQRRVNSIDFVASYANYYVCNGAVIAAEFGDAEADTIAVDALRRHYPGREVITLNVDALGEMGGGIHCATQQMPAA, from the coding sequence ATGAAGCGGCGGGCGTTCATTGGCGGAGGGCTGGCAATGTCGGCAAGCGGGATCGGTCCGGCATCAGGATCAGCTGCGAATGGATATTACGTACCGCCCGAAGAAGCGCCGCATCAGCGCAGCTTCATGCAATGGCCCGTCAGCCGACGTGTTCACCCGGATCGGGCCTTCCTCGACCTCGCGCAGCAGACCATCGCGGATATCGCAAATGCCATCGCTGAATTCGAACCGGTGACGATGCTGGCAGCGAAGGATGACCAGCCCGGCGCGCGGCGCCAGCTGTCGCAGGCGGTGGACCTGTGGGACATCCCGACCGAGGATCTGTGGTGCCGCGATGCCGGACCGATCTTCGTGGTGGACGGGCGCGGCGGGCTTGCCATCAGCCATATCCAGTTCAACGGATGGGGCAAAAAACAAGTGCACACGCGCGACGCAAGGATCGCCGGTGCGGTTGCGCAGCGCCTGGACCTGCCGCTTTTGCCAACGGGTCTTAAGGGCGAAGCCGGTGGCGTGGAACAGGACGGCCACCGGTTGCTGATGGCCCATGAAAGCAGTTGGGTAAACGACAACCGCAATCCGGGCCTGACACGCGCAGAAATCGAGGCACGCCTGCTGGCCGCCTATGGGGCCGAGCGGTTGATCTGGTCGCCCGGTGTCCGGGACGCGGATATCACCGATTACCACATCGACAGCCTGGCGCGGTTCACCGGGCCGGGGCGCGTGCTGATGAACCTGCCCGATGACCCTGACCCACACGATCCGTTTCACAACGCCGCATTGGATACGCATGATGCCCTCGTCGCCGCAGGGCTGGAGGTTGAGGTCATCCCCGAGCCGGTGCAGCGACGTGTGAACAGCATCGATTTCGTTGCGTCCTACGCGAACTACTATGTCTGCAACGGCGCGGTGATCGCGGCAGAGTTCGGCGATGCCGAAGCCGATACCATCGCCGTGGACGCGCTGCGACGACATTACCCCGGGCGCGAGGTCATTACGCTGAACGTCGACGCCCTGGGCGAGATGGGCGGCGGTATCCATTGTGCGACGCAACAGATGCCGGCGGCATAG
- a CDS encoding VOC family protein: MRLVRSDLLWPVRIPHAMSAATDTSGDCTMLPFPFPATDTSSPFKSMRSSHPCLRVPDYEAAIEWYVRSFDFRVVKEWPGPDGLRLAYLAAPGDNGVPVPDDFWESLAPARYHHFAFSVPSHKDALGALADRGVNVVQAPFEVPELGYSVAFVADPWGNLIELVELST; this comes from the coding sequence ATGCGGCTGGTCCGCAGCGATCTTCTTTGGCCAGTCCGCATTCCGCATGCTATGTCCGCTGCAACAGACACCAGCGGAGACTGCACAATGCTTCCATTCCCATTTCCGGCGACGGACACCTCGTCGCCGTTCAAATCCATGCGATCCAGCCATCCCTGTTTGCGGGTCCCGGACTATGAGGCAGCAATCGAATGGTATGTGCGCAGCTTTGATTTTCGGGTGGTGAAGGAATGGCCCGGCCCGGATGGGCTGCGTCTGGCCTATCTGGCTGCACCTGGGGACAATGGCGTGCCCGTGCCGGATGATTTCTGGGAATCGCTTGCGCCCGCGCGCTATCATCACTTTGCTTTCTCCGTCCCAAGTCACAAGGACGCGCTGGGCGCCCTGGCTGATCGCGGTGTCAACGTGGTGCAAGCGCCGTTTGAGGTGCCAGAGCTTGGGTACAGCGTTGCATTTGTCGCGGACCCTTGGGGCAATCTGATTGAATTGGTCGAGTTGTCGACATAA
- a CDS encoding transposase, which yields MMGPRQVAQGALFYEFSIESFVPKDHPVRGIDRFLDLTGVRPLLASYYSANGRPSIDPELMIRMLLLGYCQGIRSERRLCEEVHVNLAYRWFCKLDLADPVPDHSTFSKNRHGRFRESGLFRHLFEVVLQRCMDEGLVGGHSFGVDASLIPANANQTRGVESKDGLPADLTSRAVDEYLETLDDVAFGAATKVVPKYISPADPAARWTGADGGAAYFAYSTNYMVDLDNAVIVDVEPTAPIRPAEARAAREMIDRVHERFGIKPDKLVGDTGYGSAEMLGWLVDERQIEPHIPVWDKSKRTDGTFSREDFVYDPATDSYTCPTGKALQTYRRNFSKPRKPNGSKDGFIRYRASKHDCDACPLKSQCCPKDDGRRLMRSVHEAARDVARDIRKTDAYMTSFIQRRKVEMLFAHLKRYIGVQMMRLRGPKGATEQFQLAATAQNLRKLAKLVPATVPT from the coding sequence ATGATGGGTCCAAGGCAAGTTGCGCAAGGCGCGCTGTTCTATGAGTTCTCGATCGAGAGTTTTGTGCCGAAGGATCATCCCGTCCGGGGAATTGATCGCTTCCTTGATCTGACAGGTGTGCGCCCCTTGCTCGCTTCATACTACAGTGCCAATGGCCGCCCTTCGATTGATCCTGAACTGATGATCCGCATGCTGTTGTTGGGCTATTGTCAGGGCATCCGTTCCGAGCGACGGCTTTGCGAAGAGGTTCATGTCAATCTGGCGTATCGTTGGTTTTGTAAGCTTGATTTGGCTGATCCAGTGCCCGACCATTCGACATTCTCTAAGAACCGGCATGGCCGTTTCCGCGAGAGCGGTTTGTTCCGACATTTGTTCGAGGTCGTTTTGCAGCGCTGCATGGATGAGGGGCTGGTTGGCGGCCACAGCTTTGGTGTTGATGCCAGTCTGATCCCCGCGAATGCAAACCAGACGCGCGGCGTTGAAAGCAAAGACGGACTGCCAGCAGATCTGACGTCCCGTGCCGTCGACGAATATCTCGAGACGCTGGATGATGTGGCCTTCGGTGCTGCGACCAAGGTCGTCCCCAAATACATCTCACCGGCTGATCCAGCAGCGCGTTGGACTGGGGCTGACGGGGGAGCCGCCTACTTTGCCTATTCCACTAACTATATGGTCGATTTGGATAATGCAGTCATCGTGGACGTCGAGCCGACGGCTCCGATCCGGCCTGCAGAGGCGCGGGCAGCAAGGGAGATGATCGATCGTGTACATGAGCGGTTTGGCATCAAACCTGACAAGCTTGTGGGTGATACGGGTTACGGATCAGCCGAGATGTTGGGCTGGCTTGTGGACGAACGTCAAATCGAACCCCACATTCCGGTCTGGGATAAGTCAAAACGAACTGACGGCACATTCTCACGCGAAGACTTTGTCTACGACCCGGCGACCGACAGCTATACTTGCCCGACCGGCAAAGCCTTGCAAACATATCGGCGGAACTTCTCAAAACCGCGAAAGCCCAATGGCAGCAAAGACGGGTTCATCAGATACCGAGCCTCAAAGCACGATTGCGACGCATGCCCTCTGAAGTCGCAATGCTGTCCGAAGGACGACGGCAGACGCCTTATGCGGTCCGTTCACGAAGCCGCCCGAGACGTCGCTCGCGATATCCGAAAAACAGATGCCTACATGACGTCGTTCATCCAAAGGCGGAAGGTTGAAATGCTCTTTGCCCACCTGAAACGATACATCGGCGTGCAGATGATGCGGCTTCGAGGACCCAAAGGCGCAACCGAACAGTTCCAACTCGCAGCAACAGCTCAAAACCTCCGGAAACTGGCGAAGTTGGTGCCAGCAACAGTGCCAACGTGA
- a CDS encoding AsnC family transcriptional regulator, protein MKLDSTDKRLLAALQADAHATADQLAEKINLSPSQAGRRRQRIEASGLIKGYTARLDPARLGLTVQAFIQVEMVSHGGDTGQNFARLVAAQPQIVGAWTMTGAADYLLRVWCADLAALNTLVHDILLAHPSVARVHSQIVMNQLKSDAPLPT, encoded by the coding sequence ATGAAACTCGACTCAACTGACAAACGCCTGCTGGCCGCCCTGCAGGCCGACGCCCATGCCACCGCCGATCAACTGGCCGAGAAGATCAACCTCTCGCCCAGTCAGGCCGGGCGGCGGCGGCAACGGATCGAGGCATCGGGCCTCATCAAAGGCTATACCGCGCGGCTGGACCCGGCGCGCCTGGGGCTGACCGTGCAGGCCTTTATACAGGTCGAAATGGTCAGCCACGGCGGCGATACCGGCCAGAACTTCGCGCGCCTCGTCGCCGCCCAGCCGCAGATCGTTGGCGCCTGGACGATGACAGGCGCGGCGGATTACCTGCTGCGTGTCTGGTGCGCCGATCTGGCCGCGCTGAACACGCTGGTCCACGACATATTGCTGGCGCATCCCTCGGTCGCGCGGGTCCACAGCCAGATCGTGATGAACCAGCTGAAATCGGACGCGCCACTGCCCACCTGA
- a CDS encoding potassium transporter, with product MESFLFQATIYLGASVIAVPIAARLGLGSVLGYLLAGIAIGPLLGLVGSETASLQHFAEFGVVMMLFLIGLELEPRALWDMRHKLLGFGGAQIGLTIAAVFAGALFFGLPWQTSLAIGMIFALSSTAIVLQTLDEKALMQTGGGRASFSVLLTQDIAVIPMLVAIPLLAMPWLYGPGAADEHGGDAHGETDGHGEAALSLVEGLLGWGVTLVTLGAIGIVVLLGIFAFRPLFRFIHAAHLREMYTATALLIVVGIAVLMIMVGLSPALGTFLAGVLLASSEFRHELESDIEPFKGLLLGLFFITVGAGINFGVLLGDPFTIIGLTLLLMLTKGTVLFSIALAFKLRGRDRWLFTLGLAQAGEFGFVLISFSLQQSVLPGPLGESLLLVVALSMLLTPLFFIAYEVISRRMADTGDETPHDEIDESQPIIIAGVGRFGQVVNRMLQTTGFKTTVLDHNLKTIELMRQFGFNAFFGDPTRPELLRSAGLANARVLVVAVDDKEAAIKLVKHARTERPDLHIIARAYDRVHTYRLYQAGANDIVREMFDSSLRAGRYALEHLGFSEYEASEAQRLFYHGDRNALAELAPLWNPDIPVVQNTEYIERAKELNKELETGFLTQISEKPKTGTAS from the coding sequence ATGGAAAGTTTCCTGTTCCAAGCCACGATCTACCTCGGCGCTTCGGTGATCGCGGTGCCTATTGCGGCGCGTTTGGGCCTTGGCTCGGTGCTGGGCTATCTGCTTGCGGGCATCGCCATCGGCCCGCTGCTGGGGCTGGTCGGAAGCGAAACCGCAAGCCTGCAACATTTCGCCGAATTCGGTGTCGTCATGATGCTGTTCCTGATCGGGCTGGAGCTGGAACCCCGCGCCCTTTGGGATATGCGTCACAAGCTGCTGGGGTTCGGCGGCGCGCAGATCGGGCTGACCATTGCGGCCGTCTTTGCAGGCGCGCTGTTTTTCGGACTGCCCTGGCAAACCTCGCTGGCCATCGGCATGATCTTTGCGCTGTCATCCACCGCCATCGTGCTGCAAACGCTGGACGAAAAGGCGTTGATGCAGACCGGTGGAGGGCGCGCGAGCTTTTCCGTGCTGCTGACCCAGGACATCGCCGTCATCCCGATGCTGGTTGCGATCCCCCTGCTGGCGATGCCGTGGCTGTACGGACCCGGCGCCGCCGACGAACACGGTGGCGACGCCCATGGCGAAACAGACGGCCACGGCGAAGCCGCCCTGTCGCTGGTCGAGGGTTTGCTGGGCTGGGGTGTCACGCTGGTCACACTCGGCGCGATCGGTATCGTCGTGCTGCTGGGCATATTCGCCTTCCGCCCGCTGTTCCGCTTCATCCACGCCGCCCACCTGCGCGAGATGTATACTGCCACCGCCCTGCTGATCGTCGTCGGCATCGCGGTGCTGATGATCATGGTCGGCCTGTCACCCGCACTCGGCACCTTCCTGGCCGGGGTGCTGCTGGCCAGCTCCGAATTCCGGCACGAGCTGGAAAGCGACATTGAACCCTTCAAGGGCCTTCTGCTGGGGCTGTTCTTCATCACCGTCGGCGCCGGTATCAACTTTGGCGTGCTGCTGGGTGATCCGTTTACCATCATCGGGCTGACCTTGCTGCTGATGCTGACCAAGGGCACGGTCCTGTTCAGCATCGCCCTGGCCTTCAAACTGCGCGGGCGCGACCGATGGCTGTTCACGCTCGGCCTGGCGCAGGCCGGTGAATTTGGCTTTGTGCTGATCTCATTCTCGCTCCAACAATCGGTGCTGCCCGGACCGCTGGGCGAAAGCCTGCTGCTGGTGGTGGCGCTGTCGATGCTGCTGACGCCGCTGTTCTTCATCGCCTACGAGGTTATCTCGCGCCGGATGGCCGACACCGGCGACGAAACACCCCATGACGAAATTGACGAAAGCCAGCCGATCATCATTGCCGGTGTGGGCCGCTTTGGTCAGGTCGTGAACCGGATGCTTCAGACCACCGGGTTCAAGACAACGGTGCTGGATCACAACCTGAAAACCATCGAGCTGATGCGCCAGTTCGGCTTCAATGCCTTCTTCGGAGACCCCACCCGGCCCGAGCTTCTGCGCTCGGCCGGGCTGGCCAATGCGCGGGTACTGGTGGTGGCGGTTGATGACAAGGAAGCCGCCATCAAGCTGGTCAAACACGCCCGCACCGAACGCCCCGATCTGCACATCATCGCGCGCGCCTATGACCGGGTTCACACCTATCGCCTGTACCAGGCGGGCGCGAATGACATCGTGCGCGAGATGTTCGACAGCTCCCTGCGCGCGGGCCGCTACGCGCTGGAACACCTCGGCTTTTCTGAATACGAGGCGTCCGAGGCGCAGCGCCTGTTCTATCACGGCGACCGCAACGCACTGGCCGAACTCGCACCCCTTTGGAACCCAGATATCCCGGTGGTTCAGAACACCGAATACATCGAACGCGCCAAAGAGCTGAACAAAGAGCTGGAAACCGGATTCCTGACCCAGATCTCGGAAAAACCAAAAACCGGCACAGCAAGCTAG